One segment of Heterodontus francisci isolate sHetFra1 unplaced genomic scaffold, sHetFra1.hap1 HAP1_SCAFFOLD_823, whole genome shotgun sequence DNA contains the following:
- the pus3 gene encoding tRNA pseudouridine(38/39) synthase — protein MASPAAESALVSPGGGLNGGAAQSPPGGGPHGGAAQQPPGGGPHGGAAQQPPGGGPHGGAAQRPPFGGPHGGVSQCPPGAGPHGGAPPFSSGGDPPGAGEPRPRPPPRPPPPPDPLPRPKPPRRQRPFDFSQHGRRHVALRLAYLGWGYRGFASQENTGNTVEEKLFEALVKTRLLESRQTANYHRSGRTDKGVSAFGQVISLDLRSKVGAGPGVAPPEAGEELRYTHMLNRVLPPDIRALAWAPVGPGFSARFSCLHRTYRYYFPASGLDVRLMGAAARRFEGAHDFRNLCKMDVANGVLNFRRTVLRARVGPVRGQGEAGAPPTPYDMCQFEVQGQAFLYHQVRCMAAVLLLIGQHLEEPEVIDELLDVERNPRKPQYSMAVDYPLVLYDCAYENLEWIFDAEAHTFTLAHLQAMWTSQAIKTRILFSMLQGLGQAPSDQAPEDGPGALLGWAHAQPPMSRQADELLEGVRPRQYKRLMERQTCEGLESRIRHYAKRGRIELPEALREEEEEEVEGRRDPEETGTGSAGGGAPNRGGAKEQRARQR, from the exons ATGGCGTCGCCGGCGGCCGAGTCGGCTCTCGTTTCCCCGGGCGGAGGTCTTAATGGCGGAGCCGCCCAGTCTCCGCCTGGCGGAGGTCCCCACGGCGGAGCCGCCCAACAGCCACCTGGCGGAGGTCCCCACGGCGGAGCCGCCCAACAGCCCCCTGGCGGAGGTCCCCACGGCGGAGCCGCCCAGCGCCCGCCTTTCGGAGGTCCCCACGGCGGAGTCAGCCAGTGCCCGCCTGGCGCAGGTCCCCACGGCGGAGCCCCACCGTTTTCCTCCGGCGGGGACCCCCCGGGGGCCGGGGAGCCCCGGCCACGACCCCCGCCccggccccctccccctcccgaccCCCTGCCCCGCCCCAAGCCCCCCCGCCGGCAGCGGCCCTTCGACTTCAGCCAGCACGGCCGGCGCCACGTGGCGCTGAGGCTGGCCTACCTGGGCTGGGGCTACCGGGGCTTCGCCAGCCAGGAGAACACGGGCAACACGGTGGAGGAGAAGCTCTTCGAGGCCCTGGTCAAGACCCGGCTGCTGGAGAGCAGGCAGACGGCCAACTACCACCGGAGCGGCCGCACGGACAAGGGGGTCAGCGCCTTCGGACAG GTGATCTCCTTGGACCTGCGGTCAAAGGTCGGGGCGGGGCCGGGGGTGGCGCCCCCAGAGGCGGGCGAGGAGCTCCGCTACACCCACATGCTGAACCGGGTGCTGCCGCCGGACATCCGGGCTCTGGCCTGGGCGCCGGTCGGGCCGGGCTTCAGCGCCCGCTTCAGCTGCCTGCACCGCACCTACCGCTACTACTTCCCGGCCTCGGGCCTGGACGTGCGGCTCATGGGCGCGGCCGCCCGCCGCTTTGAGGGCGCGCACGACTTCCGCAACCTCTGCAAGATGGACGTGGCCAACGGCGTGCTGAACTTCCGCCGCACGGTGCTGAGGGCCAGGGTGGGGCCGGTCCGGGGCCAGGGCGAGGCGggcgccccccccaccccgtacGACATGTGCCAGTTCGAGGTGCAGGGCCAGGCCTTCCTGTACCACCAGGTCCGCTGCATGGCGGCCGTCctgctgctgattggccagcacctCGAGGAGCCGGAGGTCATCGACGAGCTGCTCGACGTGGAGAGGAATCCTCGGAAACCGCAGTACAG taTGGCAGTCGATTATCCGCTGGTGTTGTACGATTGCGCCTATGAAAACCTGGAGTGGATCTTCGACGCGGAGGCCCACACCTTCACCTTGGCCCATCTGCAGGCGATGTGGACAAGTCAAGCCATCAAAACCCGCATCCTGTTCAGCATGCTCCAGGGACTGGGCCAGGCCCCCAGCGACCAGGCACCAG AGGACGGGCCGGGCGCCCTGCTGGGCTGGGCCCACGCCCAGCCCCCGATGAGCCGCCAGGCGGACGAGCTGCTGGAGGGTGTCAGGCCCCGGCAGTacaagaggctgatggagaggcagACCTGCGAGGGGCTGGAGTCACGCATCCGTCACTACGCCAAGAGGGGGCGCATCGAGCTGCCCGAGGCCctgcgggaggaggaggaggaggaggtggaggggcggcggGACCCCGAGGAAACTGGCACGGGAAGCGCTGGGGGCGGGGCCCCGAACCGGGGTGGTGCCAAAGAGCAGCGGGCGCGGCAACGCTGA